Proteins encoded by one window of Engraulis encrasicolus isolate BLACKSEA-1 chromosome 21, IST_EnEncr_1.0, whole genome shotgun sequence:
- the LOC134437388 gene encoding PC-esterase domain-containing protein 1A-like yields MKTTHFTHHQAKGLLHNKFVIIMGGSNLRTMYKDLVLILQKNKHLTYSQLKTKGEATFENDTLLEGGRLAQMTNGTEYREVRQYTSDHHLIRFYFITRVYSDHMKKILEELENGLKPDLVIVNSCVWDISRYGRQWERDYLQNLTTFFKSLRSVLPEEVLIVWTMAMPLSEKIIGGFLVPEIAEFGPSLRIDVVEANFWSAVLASKYGLDVLDMHFHFRFSLQHQAKDGVHWNAIAHRRITCLLLAHVAQAWGVELLPSQPLPQPLMQIQTGQNHHSFFGQRTPMNWNCQYSGKEQRPALTVTVNGLRRNHPKPYLLASTISEGNLLYLK; encoded by the exons ATGAAGACGACACACTTCACGCACCACCAAGCCAAAGGCCTTCTCCACAACAAATTTGTCATCATCATGGGAGGTTCCA acTTGCGTACCATGTATAAAGACCTTGTGCTGATATTGCAGAAGAACAAACACCTGACCTACTCTCAACTGAAGACCAAG GGGGAGGCCACGTTTGAGAATGACACATTACTGGAAGGAGGCAGATTGGCCCAAATGACCAACGGGACGGAGTACAGGGAGGTGCGGCAGTACACCTCGGACCACCACCTCATTCGCTTTTACTTCATAACCCGCGTCTACTCTGATCACATGAAGAAAATTCTGGAAGAGCTCGAAAATGGGCTCAAGCCAGACCTGGTCATCGTTAACTCTTGTGTGTGGGACATCTCCAG ATATGGACGGCAGTGGGAGAGAGACTACCTACAGAACCTGACCACGTTTTTCAAAAGCCTGAGGAGCGTCCTTCCAGAAGAGGTTCTGATCGTCTGGACTATGGCAATGCCACTGAGCGAAAAGATTATCGGTGGCTTTCTGGTACCAGAG ATTGCAGAGTTTGGCCCCTCGCTGCGGATTGATGTTGTGGAGGCCAACTTCTGGAGTGCCGTGTTGGCCAGCAAGTATGGTCTGGACGTGCTGGATATGCACTTCCACTTCCGCTTCAGTCTTCAGCATCAAGCCAAGGACGGGGTGCACTGGAACGCCATAGCCCACCGCCGCATCACCTGCCTGCTGCTGGCCCACGTCGCCCAAGCCTGGGGCGTCGAGCTGCTCCCATCGCAGCCACTGCCACAACCACTCATGCAGATACAGACAG GTCAGAATCATCACAGCTTTTTTGGGCAACGCACACCAATGAATTGGAATTGCCAGTACTCAGGAAAAGAACAAAGGCCAG CATTAACCGTCACAGTCAATGGGTTGAGACGTAACCACCCCAAGCCCTACCTCCTGGCCAGCACTATCTCTGAAG GCAACCTGCTCTATCTGAAATGA